A single region of the Corticium candelabrum chromosome 15, ooCorCand1.1, whole genome shotgun sequence genome encodes:
- the LOC134190874 gene encoding uncharacterized protein LOC134190874 codes for MNEDSSSQSEKEEEEEPGVEKYRRGEKLKNIEFVRDRKLRSQLKRSEEKRELAATRAAKAEVLLVEEAGYLEADGLEKTYKFTQKEIANAVDIGSAQKQFDLHLDKSGPYRLSYTINGRYLLIGGKMGHIATINWATKKLGCEVHVGETIRDVQYLHNETMFAVAQKKYLYIYDNKGVEIHCVRRQRDVNRLDFLPYHFLLVTVNEQSELKYQDVSTGSFVAEYKTRKGPCDVLTHNPYNAIVLLGHHNGVVSMWSPNSGAPLVKMLCHRGPVRAIAIDREGLYMATSGMDGMMKIWDIRTYKMMYKYITRSPAGNLDFSQRGLLAAGQGSYVNIWRDVYREKQKMPYMKHHVLHSGVSDLEFCPFEDVLGVGHRQGFSSLLVPGAGEPNFDALESNPYQTKKQRQEGEVKALLEKIQPELISLDPHRINKVDHTNREILMQEKLEMEDSEEKYEPRYKARGQSSSLRTYRRKQAHIEEQLKERKRKKMLERQKESREEEANVKRTALDRFTRKKL; via the exons ATGAATGAAGATTCGTCTTCTCAAAGTgagaaagaagaagaggaagagccCGGCGTGGAAAAGTACAGAAGAGGAGAGAAACTGAAGAACATAGAG TTTGTTCGAGACAGAAAGTTGAGGAGTCAGTTGAAACGATCTGAAGAGAAACGTGAGCTAGCTGCGACAAGAGCAGCCAAAGCTGAGGTTTTACTCGTAGAGGAAGCAGG GTATCTTGAAGCTGATGGATTGGAGAAAACGTACAAATTCACTCAGAAAGAAATAGCAAATGCTGTAGATATTGGTAGCGCCCAGAAA CAATTTGATCTTCATTTAGACAAGTCTGGACCTTACAGACTCAGTTACACAATAAATGGAAG GTATCTTCTTATTGGTGGGAAGATGGGGCATATTGCTACAATTAATTGGGCAACGAAGAAGCTCGGTTGTGAAGTTCATGTAGGTGAAACAATCAGAGATGTACA GTATTTGCATAATGAGACGATGTTTGCAGTGGCACAGAAGAAGTATCTCTACATCTATGATAATAAGGGCGTCGAAATACATTGTGTACGAAGACAACGAGACGTCAACAGACTTGACTTTCTTCCATATCATTTCCTACTCGTGACTGTG AATGAGCAGAGCGAGTTGAAGTATCAGGATGTGTCTACTGGCTCGTTTGTTGCAGAATACAAGACAAGGAAGGGACCGTGTGATGTGCTGACTCATAATCCTTACAATGCTATCGTTCTGTTGGGTCACCACAATG GTGTTGTGAGTATGTGGAGTCCAAATTCAGGCGCTCCTCTCGTTAAAATGCTTTGTCATCGAGGACCGGTGAGAGCGATTGCCATCGACAGGGAAGGATT GTACATGGCAACATCGGGAATGGACGGCATGATGAAAATCTGGGATATTCGAACGTACAAGATGATGTACAAATACATCACAAGATCACCAGCTGGAAACCTTGATTTCAGTCAGAGGGGCCTGTTAGCAGCCGGACAAGGCAGCTATGTCAAT ATTTGGAGAGACGTTTATCGAGAGAAACAGAAGATGCCGTACATGAAGCATCACGTGCTTCATTCCGGTGTGTCCGACTTAGAGTTTTGTCCATTTGAAGACGTACTGGGTGTTGGCCACAGACAAGGATTCAGTAGTCTCCTCGTTCCTGGAGCGGGAGAGCCAAATTTTGATGCACTGGAGTCGAATCCGTatcagacaaagaaacagcgGCAAGAGGGCGAAGTAAAAGCTCTACTAGAGAAG ATTCAACCCGAGTTAATATCGCTCGATCCACACAGAATCAACAAAGTTGACCATACGAACAGAGAGATACTCATGCAAGAGAAACTGGAA ATGGAAGACAGTGAAGAGAAGTATGAGCCACGTTATAAGGCAAGAGGACAAAGCTCTTCTCTTAGAACATACCGCAGGAAACAAGCACATATTGAAGAGCAGCTGAAA GAAAGGAAACGGAAGAAAATGCTTGAAAGGCAAAAGGAAAGTAGAGAAGAAGAGGCTAATGTGAAGCGGACAGCTCTTGACCGGTTTACTAGAAAGAaactttaa
- the LOC134190831 gene encoding molecular chaperone MKKS-like, with amino-acid sequence METALRALLKVIGPARGPFGRIQAIQVGCHGNVVMTSSSRHTMNLLSLENPYFKIIKSGTVGHLNNFHDGGLLVATFATKLVLAGLSSEIPRQLVISVYAHARSLCLEHLDGDSGMVVSLELNDAEMMLNVVKSILCSKPLCCLSPLSLQSLALLLVKAYFTTLPISLAHDSPLERVRFTLLRGEESDKSELFDGVLLTTSPQSKQFVKTLQNMKKFTVAVFNISLAGDAEDWPERLTVDLLGYDFSDDGSFKSLIDCADELIRLGVNLVVCQKCIHPGMKSHLQSKGVLSIDRVSIQCIEAVGSVSGASFLSDVHPPFPMTSFGRLEEINYIIRHEKCFLQLKPPMSAGEMPINTILLCASNETSLDELKSTCEQTICTLTHVVTKAIRGGGWMERQLADHLRCSKPDNDILHKLRLTKSQYGTIIERFAQCLDALAVQLDPLDGMLTDRPHPRNSTNAEQASVFDSYVVKLNALSTAIEIAIACLRVTNVISE; translated from the exons ATGGAAACAGCTCTTCGAGCTTTGCTGAAAGTTATCGGTCCTGCTAGAGGGCCGTTTGGAAG AATTCAAGCTATCCAAGTCGGTTGCCACGGAAACGTAGTTATGACGTCGTCTAGTCGACACACGATGAATTTGCTGTCGTTGGAGAATCCATACTTTAAAATAATCAAATCGGGAACAGTTGGTCATCTAAATAATTTTCATGATGGAGGATTGCTGGTTGCAACATTTGCAACAAA GCTTGTTCTTGCCGGATTGTCTTCGGAGATCCCTCGGCAGCTCGTCATTTCTGTGTATGCACATGCTAGGTCGTTGTGTCTTGAGCATCTCGATGGTGACTCAGGCATGGTTGTGTCGCTTGAACTGAACGACGCAGAGATGATGCTGAATGTCGTCAAGAGCATCCTCTGCAGCAAGCCGCTTTGTTGCCTGTCGCCTCTGTCATTGCAATCCCTAGCTTTGCTACTAGTAAAG GCATACTTCACCACTCTTCCTATTAGTCTCGCTCACGACTCGCCTCTCGAAAGAGTCCGATTTACCTTACTACGCGGCGAAGAAAGCGACAAGTCTGAACTATTCGATGGCGTCCTTCTAACGACATCACCACAGTCAAAACAATTCGTAAAAACATTACAAAATATGAAAAAATTCACGGTCGCAGTTTTCAACATTTCGCTAGCCGGAGATGCCGAAG ACTGGCCCGAACGATTGACGGTCGACTTGCTTGGATATGATTTTTCGGATGACGGCTCGTTCAAGTCTTTGATCGATTGTGCTGATGAGCTGATCAGATTAGGAGTCAATCTCGTCGTCTGTCAAAAGTGTATCCATCCTGGAATGAAGTCTCATTTGCAAAGCAAG GGAGTTCTGTCTATTGATCGGGTGTCTATCCAGTGTATCGAAGCAGTTGGGAGTGTGAGCGGTGCAAGTTTCCTGTCGGATGTTCATCCGCCCTTTCCGATGACGTCGTTCGGACGCTTGGAAGAGATCAACTATATTATACGTCACGAGAAATG TTTCCTGCAGCTCAAGCCTCCTATGTCAGCCGGTGAGATGCCTATCAATACAATCCTGCTGTGTGCAAGTAACGAAACGAGTCTAGACGAACTAAAGTCGACATGCGAACAAACAA TTTGTACTCTCACTCACGTAGTGACCAAGGCGATACGAGGAGGGGGGTGGATGGAGAGACAACTGGCTGACCACCTGAGATGCTCAAAACCCGACAATGACATACTTCACAAACTGCGATTAACGAAGA GTCAATATGGAACAATAATCGAGCGGTTTGCACAGTGTTTGGATGCATTGGCCGTGCAACTCGACCCTCTCGATGGCATGCTAACGGACAGACCACACCCACGCAATTCAACAAATGCCGAGCAAGCTTCAGTGTTCGATTCGTACGTAGTGAAACTGAACGCTCTGTCTACCGCAATAGAAATAGCTATCGCCTGTCTTAGAGTAACGAATGTCATTTCAGAGTAG